A stretch of the Oxyura jamaicensis isolate SHBP4307 breed ruddy duck chromosome 4, BPBGC_Ojam_1.0, whole genome shotgun sequence genome encodes the following:
- the STIM2 gene encoding stromal interaction molecule 2 isoform X2: MSGLRALRGAAGTPLPTCLLLLGLLLPGLLLAAAGGEQEAAASGRRGSRAGGPPASSSSSSAADTAAVVADPCSSLSPPCFTEEDRFSLEALRMIHKQMDDDKDGGIEVDESDEFLREDMQYKDASNKHSHLHREDKHITIEDLWRRWKTSEVHNWTQEDTLQWLSEFVELPQYEKNFRDSNVNGTTLPRIAVNEHAFMISHLKIIDRSHRQKLQLKALDVVLFGPLTRPPHNWMKDFVLTVSIVIGFGGCWFAYTQNRTSKEHITKMMKDLESLQTAEQSLLDLQERLEKAQEENRNVAVEKQNLERKMMDEINDAKREAHRLRELREGAECELSRLKYAEEELVQVRMALKKAEKEFELRSNWSVPEALQKWLQLTHEVEVQYYNIKRQHAEMQLAIAKDEAEKIKKKRSTVFGTLHVAHSSSLDEVDHKILEAKKALSELTTCLRERLYRWQQIEKICGFQIAHNSGLPSLTSSLYSDHSWVVMPRVSIPPYPIAGGVDDLDEDTPPIVSQFHGSIVKPPSTLARSSSLCRSRRNVVPSSPQSQHALHSPDPDILSVSSCPALYRTEEEEEAIYFSADKQWEVQEAGSECDSLNSSVGRKQSPPSSLEMYQTLSPQKVSREELSLEESSTGDSSSLTADISRGSPDCVGMAETKSMIFSPASKVYNGILEKSCSMNQLSSGIPVVKPRHTSCSSASSDSKPSHEASSVPRISSIPQDLYQNGEKNKKPSKIKSLFKKKCK, encoded by the exons ATCCCTGCAGTTCTCTCAGCCCGCCGTGCTTTACTGAGGAGGACCGATTCAGCCTAGAAGCTCTCCGCATGATACATAAGCAAATGGATGATGACAAAGATGGTGGTATTGAAGTAGATGAAAGCGATGAG tttttaagGGAAGATATGCAGTATAAGGATGCCTCTAATAAACATAGCCACCTACACAGAGAAGACAAGCATATTACCATTGAGGATCTATGGAGACGCTGGAAAACATCTGAAG TTCATAACTGGACTCAAGAGGACACCCTTCAGTGGCTGTCAGAATTTGTTGAATTGCCCCAATACGAAAAGAATTTTAGAGACAGCAATGTCAATGGAACAACGCTTCCCAG GATAGCAGTAAATGAACATGCTTTCATGATCTCTCACCTCAAAATAATTGACCGGAGCCATAGACAGAAACTTCAGCTGAAAGCCTTGgatgttgttttatttggaCCTCTCACAc GTCCCCCTCACAACTGGATGAAAGATTTTGTATTAACAGTTTCTATAGTTATTGGTTTTGGAGGCTGCTGGTTTGCATATACCCAGAACAGAACCTCCAAAGAACACATCACAAAAATGATGAAGGACTTGGAAAGTCTCCAGACAGCAGAACAAAGTCTTCTTGACTTGCAGGAAAg GCTTGAGAAGGCACAGGAGGAGAATAGAAATGTAgctgtggaaaagcaaaatctggAGCGCAAAATGATGGATGAGATCAATGATGCAAAACGAGAAGCTCATCGCCTAAGGGAGTTGAGGGAGGGAGCTGAATGTGAGCTCAGCAGGCTCAAATATGCAGAGGAAGAGCTAGTACAG GTTCGCATGGCTCTAAAAAAGGCTGAGAAGGAATTTGAGCTGAGAAGTAACTGGTCTGTTCCTGAAGCTTTACAGAAGTGGCTTCAGTTAACACATGAAGTTGAAGTACAATATTACAATATCAAAAGACAGCATGCAGAAATGCAATTAGCAATCGCCAAAGATGAG gcagaaaagataaaaaagaagagaagcacTGTATTTGGAACATTACATGTTGCACACAGTTCCTCACTGGATGAAGTGGACCATAAAATCCTTGAAGCAAA GAAGGCACTCTCTGAGTTGACAACCTGTTTACGAGAGCGTCTTTATCGATGGCAACAGATTGAGAAGATTTGTGGTTTTCAGATTGCACACAACTCTGGGCTACCGAGCTTGACCTCCTCTCTATACTCTGATCACAGCTGGGTAGTTATGCCTCGAGTTTCCATTCCTCCTTATCCAATTGCAGGGGGAGTTGATGACTTAGATGAAGATACTCCTCCAATAGTTTCACAGTTTCATG gGTCCATTGTAAAACCTCCCAGCACACTGGCAAGAAGCAGTAGCTTGTGTCGATCAAGACGCAATGTTGTGCCATCATCTCCACAGTCTCAGCATGCTTTGCACTCCCCTGACCCTGACATCCTTTCTGTGTCGAGCTGCCCAGCTCTTTATCGAactgaagaggaggaggaagccatTTACTTCTCTGCTGATAAACAATG GGAAGTACAGGAAGCAGGTTCAGAATGTGACTCCTTAAATTCATCTGTTGGAAGGAAGCAGTCTCCTCCATCTAGTCTTGAGATGTACCAGACACTTTCTCCTCAGAAAGTATCCCGGGAAGAACTCTCACTGGAGGAATCATCTACAGGAGACTCTTCTTCTCTAACTGCAGATATATCTAGGGGCTCTCCTGACTGTGTAGGCATGGCAGAAACTAAGAGCATGATTTTTAGTCCTGCAAGCAAAGTTTATAATGGAATCCTGGAGAAGTCCTGCAGCATGAACCAGCTTTCAAGTGGGATCCCAGTCGTAAAGCCTCGGCACACCTCGTGTTCTTCAGCCAGTAGTGACAGTAAACCCAGCCACGAAGCTTCTTCTGTCCCTAGGATAAGTAGCATCCCGCAGGACCTGTAccaaaatggtgaaaaaaacaaaaagccatcaaaaataaaaagcctcttTAAGAAGAAGTGTAAGTGA
- the STIM2 gene encoding stromal interaction molecule 2 isoform X1 — translation MSGLRALRGAAGTPLPTCLLLLGLLLPGLLLAAAGGEQEAAASGRRGSRAGGPPASSSSSSAADTAAVVADPCSSLSPPCFTEEDRFSLEALRMIHKQMDDDKDGGIEVDESDEFLREDMQYKDASNKHSHLHREDKHITIEDLWRRWKTSEVHNWTQEDTLQWLSEFVELPQYEKNFRDSNVNGTTLPRIAVNEHAFMISHLKIIDRSHRQKLQLKALDVVLFGPLTRPPHNWMKDFVLTVSIVIGFGGCWFAYTQNRTSKEHITKMMKDLESLQTAEQSLLDLQERLEKAQEENRNVAVEKQNLERKMMDEINDAKREAHRLRELREGAECELSRLKYAEEELVQVRMALKKAEKEFELRSNWSVPEALQKWLQLTHEVEVQYYNIKRQHAEMQLAIAKDEAEKIKKKRSTVFGTLHVAHSSSLDEVDHKILEAKKALSELTTCLRERLYRWQQIEKICGFQIAHNSGLPSLTSSLYSDHSWVVMPRVSIPPYPIAGGVDDLDEDTPPIVSQFHEKNDKCTQGRTEAKWLVSLMRLQAKGSMQTGSIVKPPSTLARSSSLCRSRRNVVPSSPQSQHALHSPDPDILSVSSCPALYRTEEEEEAIYFSADKQWEVQEAGSECDSLNSSVGRKQSPPSSLEMYQTLSPQKVSREELSLEESSTGDSSSLTADISRGSPDCVGMAETKSMIFSPASKVYNGILEKSCSMNQLSSGIPVVKPRHTSCSSASSDSKPSHEASSVPRISSIPQDLYQNGEKNKKPSKIKSLFKKKCK, via the exons ATCCCTGCAGTTCTCTCAGCCCGCCGTGCTTTACTGAGGAGGACCGATTCAGCCTAGAAGCTCTCCGCATGATACATAAGCAAATGGATGATGACAAAGATGGTGGTATTGAAGTAGATGAAAGCGATGAG tttttaagGGAAGATATGCAGTATAAGGATGCCTCTAATAAACATAGCCACCTACACAGAGAAGACAAGCATATTACCATTGAGGATCTATGGAGACGCTGGAAAACATCTGAAG TTCATAACTGGACTCAAGAGGACACCCTTCAGTGGCTGTCAGAATTTGTTGAATTGCCCCAATACGAAAAGAATTTTAGAGACAGCAATGTCAATGGAACAACGCTTCCCAG GATAGCAGTAAATGAACATGCTTTCATGATCTCTCACCTCAAAATAATTGACCGGAGCCATAGACAGAAACTTCAGCTGAAAGCCTTGgatgttgttttatttggaCCTCTCACAc GTCCCCCTCACAACTGGATGAAAGATTTTGTATTAACAGTTTCTATAGTTATTGGTTTTGGAGGCTGCTGGTTTGCATATACCCAGAACAGAACCTCCAAAGAACACATCACAAAAATGATGAAGGACTTGGAAAGTCTCCAGACAGCAGAACAAAGTCTTCTTGACTTGCAGGAAAg GCTTGAGAAGGCACAGGAGGAGAATAGAAATGTAgctgtggaaaagcaaaatctggAGCGCAAAATGATGGATGAGATCAATGATGCAAAACGAGAAGCTCATCGCCTAAGGGAGTTGAGGGAGGGAGCTGAATGTGAGCTCAGCAGGCTCAAATATGCAGAGGAAGAGCTAGTACAG GTTCGCATGGCTCTAAAAAAGGCTGAGAAGGAATTTGAGCTGAGAAGTAACTGGTCTGTTCCTGAAGCTTTACAGAAGTGGCTTCAGTTAACACATGAAGTTGAAGTACAATATTACAATATCAAAAGACAGCATGCAGAAATGCAATTAGCAATCGCCAAAGATGAG gcagaaaagataaaaaagaagagaagcacTGTATTTGGAACATTACATGTTGCACACAGTTCCTCACTGGATGAAGTGGACCATAAAATCCTTGAAGCAAA GAAGGCACTCTCTGAGTTGACAACCTGTTTACGAGAGCGTCTTTATCGATGGCAACAGATTGAGAAGATTTGTGGTTTTCAGATTGCACACAACTCTGGGCTACCGAGCTTGACCTCCTCTCTATACTCTGATCACAGCTGGGTAGTTATGCCTCGAGTTTCCATTCCTCCTTATCCAATTGCAGGGGGAGTTGATGACTTAGATGAAGATACTCCTCCAATAGTTTCACAGTTTCATG AGAAGAATGACAAATGCACACAAGGAAGGACAGAAGCAAAATGGCTTGTCTCACTCATGAGGCTTCAGGCAAAAGGCAGTATGCAGACAG gGTCCATTGTAAAACCTCCCAGCACACTGGCAAGAAGCAGTAGCTTGTGTCGATCAAGACGCAATGTTGTGCCATCATCTCCACAGTCTCAGCATGCTTTGCACTCCCCTGACCCTGACATCCTTTCTGTGTCGAGCTGCCCAGCTCTTTATCGAactgaagaggaggaggaagccatTTACTTCTCTGCTGATAAACAATG GGAAGTACAGGAAGCAGGTTCAGAATGTGACTCCTTAAATTCATCTGTTGGAAGGAAGCAGTCTCCTCCATCTAGTCTTGAGATGTACCAGACACTTTCTCCTCAGAAAGTATCCCGGGAAGAACTCTCACTGGAGGAATCATCTACAGGAGACTCTTCTTCTCTAACTGCAGATATATCTAGGGGCTCTCCTGACTGTGTAGGCATGGCAGAAACTAAGAGCATGATTTTTAGTCCTGCAAGCAAAGTTTATAATGGAATCCTGGAGAAGTCCTGCAGCATGAACCAGCTTTCAAGTGGGATCCCAGTCGTAAAGCCTCGGCACACCTCGTGTTCTTCAGCCAGTAGTGACAGTAAACCCAGCCACGAAGCTTCTTCTGTCCCTAGGATAAGTAGCATCCCGCAGGACCTGTAccaaaatggtgaaaaaaacaaaaagccatcaaaaataaaaagcctcttTAAGAAGAAGTGTAAGTGA